A part of Pectobacterium cacticida genomic DNA contains:
- the zapA gene encoding cell division protein ZapA produces MSAQPVDIQIFGRSLRVNCPPEQQDALNQAAEDLNQRLQDLKVRTRVTNTEQLVFIAALNVCHELAQERGKTRDYASNMEQRIRMLQQTIEQALLEQGKITERQGAQFE; encoded by the coding sequence ATGTCTGCACAACCAGTAGATATTCAGATTTTTGGTCGTTCGTTAAGAGTGAATTGCCCGCCAGAACAACAGGATGCGTTGAATCAGGCGGCGGAAGATCTTAACCAGCGGTTGCAAGATCTTAAGGTTCGCACGAGAGTCACCAACACCGAGCAACTGGTGTTTATTGCGGCGCTGAATGTGTGCCATGAATTAGCGCAGGAGCGGGGGAAAACCCGTGATTATGCGTCGAATATGGAACAGCGTATTCGTATGTTGCAGCAGACTATCGAACAGGCGTTGCTGGAACAGGGTAAAATTACTGAACGTCAGGGTGCGCAGTTTGAATAA
- a CDS encoding YecA family protein yields MSIENTFPAYEDLNQLLNRQQVALTAAEMHGLICGMLCGGNHDDSWRTLVFELTNDGMAFTQTLSQPLQNLYQTTREMLEDDGFLFQLFLPDDAQDNVTVFDRADALAGWVNHFLLGIGVVQPTLNKAQGELKEAIEDLRNIAQLGYDEEEDQEELEQSLEEVIEYVRISAILCHNEFTHQSIASAPEQQNPTLH; encoded by the coding sequence ATGTCTATAGAAAACACGTTCCCCGCCTATGAAGACCTTAACCAACTGCTTAATCGGCAACAAGTCGCGTTAACCGCAGCAGAGATGCACGGTTTGATCTGTGGGATGTTGTGTGGTGGAAACCATGACGACAGTTGGAGAACGCTGGTTTTTGAGCTGACGAATGACGGCATGGCGTTTACCCAAACGCTGTCGCAGCCGCTGCAAAATCTCTACCAGACTACGCGTGAAATGCTGGAAGATGATGGTTTCCTATTTCAGCTCTTTCTGCCTGACGATGCGCAGGATAACGTCACGGTCTTCGATCGCGCCGATGCACTGGCCGGTTGGGTCAACCACTTCTTACTTGGCATAGGCGTAGTCCAGCCTACGCTGAACAAAGCACAAGGCGAACTCAAGGAAGCCATTGAAGATCTGCGCAATATCGCACAGCTTGGCTACGACGAAGAGGAAGATCAGGAAGAGCTGGAACAATCTCTGGAAGAAGTGATTGAGTACGTTCGCATTTCTGCCATTTTATGCCATAACGAATTTACTCACCAAAGCATTGCTAGCGCCCCTGAGCAACAAAATCCGACACTGCATTAA
- the pepP gene encoding Xaa-Pro aminopeptidase — protein MNPQEFLRRRQTLLGKMASGSAAIIFSAPEAQRNADCDYPYRQNSDFWYFTGFNEPEAVLLLVKSDAKHHHSVLFNRVRDLTAEIWFGRRLGQEAAPVKLGVDRALPFDEISTQLPLLLNGLDVVYHAQGQYDYADKLVFTALDTLRNGARRGFSAPATLTDWRPWVHEMRLIKSPEEIRVIRRACDITAQAHTRAMQKCRPGMYEYQLEGEIHHEFTRHGARYPSYNTIVGSGDNACILHYTENEAQMRDGDLVLIDAGCEYQNYAGDITRTFPVNGKFTAPQRAIYDIVLRSQLRALELFGPGRSIREVNDEVVRIMVNGLVTLGVMKGQVEELIAQQAHREFFMHGLSHWLGLDVHDVGDYGTTDRGRLLEPGMVLTIEPGIYIAPDANVPQQYRGIGIRIEDNIVIAENGNENLTAGVVKDADAIEALMAQRHVRQH, from the coding sequence ATGAACCCACAAGAATTTCTTCGTCGTCGCCAGACATTATTAGGAAAAATGGCGTCGGGGAGCGCAGCGATTATTTTTTCTGCGCCGGAAGCGCAGCGCAATGCTGACTGTGATTACCCTTATCGTCAAAACAGCGATTTCTGGTATTTCACCGGTTTTAATGAGCCAGAGGCCGTTCTACTGCTGGTAAAAAGTGATGCTAAACACCATCACAGCGTGCTCTTCAACCGCGTGCGCGATCTGACCGCCGAAATATGGTTTGGGCGGCGTCTTGGTCAGGAAGCGGCACCGGTTAAACTCGGCGTTGACCGCGCTCTGCCGTTCGACGAAATCAGCACACAGCTACCGCTATTGTTAAATGGTCTGGATGTGGTGTACCACGCGCAGGGGCAATACGATTACGCCGATAAGCTCGTCTTCACCGCGCTGGATACCCTGCGCAACGGCGCTCGCCGGGGGTTTTCCGCCCCTGCCACGCTAACCGACTGGCGCCCTTGGGTACATGAGATGCGCCTGATCAAATCGCCAGAGGAAATCCGGGTAATACGCCGCGCCTGCGACATAACGGCACAGGCGCACACGCGCGCAATGCAAAAGTGTCGCCCTGGCATGTATGAATACCAACTTGAAGGCGAGATTCATCACGAGTTTACTCGTCACGGCGCACGCTATCCGTCTTATAACACCATCGTCGGCAGCGGTGACAACGCCTGCATCCTGCATTACACCGAAAATGAAGCGCAAATGCGCGACGGCGACCTGGTGCTGATCGACGCGGGTTGTGAGTACCAAAACTACGCGGGCGATATTACCCGTACCTTTCCTGTTAATGGTAAATTCACCGCGCCACAACGTGCCATTTACGACATCGTGTTACGCTCGCAACTGCGCGCGCTGGAACTTTTCGGGCCTGGTCGCAGCATTCGTGAGGTGAACGATGAGGTGGTCAGAATCATGGTGAATGGCCTTGTCACTCTGGGTGTGATGAAGGGTCAAGTCGAAGAACTGATCGCCCAACAAGCACATCGTGAGTTCTTTATGCACGGCCTCAGCCACTGGTTGGGGCTGGATGTCCATGACGTGGGAGATTACGGTACGACCGATCGAGGCCGTCTACTTGAGCCCGGTATGGTACTCACCATCGAGCCCGGCATTTACATCGCGCCCGACGCGAATGTGCCACAGCAGTATCGGGGAATCGGTATCCGCATTGAAGACAACATCGTGATCGCTGAAAACGGCAATGAAAACCTGACAGCAGGCGTCGTTAAAGACGCCGATGCCATCGAAGCGCTGATGGCGCAACGGCATGTCAGGCAACACTAA
- the ubiH gene encoding 2-octaprenyl-6-methoxyphenyl hydroxylase has product MTVMIVGGGMAGATLALAISRLSQGTISVDLIEAHAPCDKEHPGFDARAIALADGTRQQLAALGIWQALSDYATAITDIHVSERGHASVVNLNASDYPVQALGHVVELYDVGQRLFSLLQQAPGVRLHCPASVISVERTQENATLTLDDNTTLTGQLLVAADGSHSMLSHACGVQWQQHEYEQIATVANVTTAEPHRGRAFERFTPHGPLALLPMSHGRSSLVWCHDKHHQHLVDGWGEAEFCRQLQQAFGWRLGRFTHVGERHRYPLRLLIASQHISHRLALVGNAAQTLHPIAGQGFNLGIRDVMSLAETLVEAAKNQQDIGHYRVLRRYQQRREHDQQTTVAITDGLVRLFANRYTALAVGRNLGLIAMNNLPLLRDAFARRTLGWVER; this is encoded by the coding sequence ATGACGGTCATGATTGTCGGTGGCGGAATGGCAGGCGCGACGCTGGCGCTGGCAATATCGCGGCTTTCACAAGGTACTATTTCGGTTGACCTTATAGAAGCTCACGCGCCGTGCGACAAGGAACATCCAGGTTTTGACGCACGGGCGATCGCCTTGGCGGATGGCACACGTCAGCAACTCGCGGCGTTAGGCATTTGGCAAGCACTGTCAGATTATGCGACGGCGATCACCGATATTCACGTCAGCGAACGTGGCCATGCCAGCGTGGTGAATTTAAACGCCTCAGACTACCCTGTTCAGGCATTAGGCCATGTGGTTGAACTGTATGACGTAGGACAACGTCTGTTTTCCCTACTACAACAGGCGCCAGGCGTACGGTTGCATTGCCCCGCGAGCGTGATTTCCGTCGAAAGAACGCAGGAAAACGCGACGCTCACGCTGGACGATAACACCACGCTAACCGGCCAACTGCTGGTGGCCGCCGATGGTTCGCATTCCATGCTGTCGCATGCCTGCGGAGTTCAATGGCAACAGCATGAGTATGAACAAATCGCAACGGTGGCGAACGTCACCACCGCCGAACCCCATCGTGGCCGTGCCTTCGAGCGGTTTACTCCACACGGCCCGCTGGCGCTATTGCCAATGAGCCATGGCCGCAGCTCACTGGTCTGGTGCCACGATAAACACCACCAACACCTGGTCGATGGGTGGGGTGAAGCAGAATTCTGCCGCCAGCTACAACAAGCTTTTGGCTGGCGACTAGGGCGATTCACTCACGTCGGCGAACGCCATCGCTATCCATTGCGCCTGCTCATCGCCAGCCAGCACATTAGCCATCGACTGGCGTTAGTCGGCAACGCGGCCCAAACCCTTCATCCGATTGCCGGGCAGGGCTTCAATCTAGGCATTCGCGATGTGATGTCGCTAGCGGAAACGCTCGTCGAAGCGGCAAAAAACCAGCAAGATATCGGCCATTACCGCGTACTCCGTCGCTATCAGCAACGACGAGAACACGACCAACAGACTACCGTCGCGATCACCGACGGACTGGTCAGGCTGTTTGCTAACCGCTATACCGCACTAGCGGTCGGTCGTAATCTGGGCCTGATAGCCATGAATAACCTACCGCTGCTGCGTGATGCTTTCGCCCGTCGCACATTAGGTTGGGTAGAACGTTAA
- the ubiI gene encoding FAD-dependent 2-octaprenylphenol hydroxylase, producing the protein MQSFDVVITGGGMVGLALACGLQGNGLRIAVLEKQTAEPQLTEKSRALRVSAINAASESLLRHLGVWDNLVAQRVSPYNDMLVWDNDSFGKIRFSGEEFGFSHLGHIIENAVIQQALWQRAAQLSDITLLPSASLKQVAWGENDAFITLQDDSMLTARLVVGADGAHSWLRQHADIPLTFWDYGHHALIANIRTVQPHQSIARQAFHGDGILAFLPLDDPHLCSIVWSLPPEQALAMQSAPAEEFNRQVAIAFDMRLGLCELESDRQTFPLMARYARSFAAHRLVLVGDAAHTVHPLAGQGVNLGFMDVAELIAELKRLQSQGKDIGQHLYLRRYERRRKHRAAVMLASMQGFRELFDGDNPAKKLLRDVGLMLADKLPGIKPTLVRQAMGLHDLPDWLRTEKLP; encoded by the coding sequence ATGCAATCATTCGACGTCGTTATTACCGGGGGCGGTATGGTCGGTCTGGCGCTCGCCTGTGGTCTACAAGGTAACGGCCTGCGTATTGCCGTGCTGGAGAAGCAGACCGCCGAACCTCAACTCACAGAAAAAAGCCGCGCACTGCGGGTCTCCGCGATTAATGCCGCCAGCGAATCCCTGCTGCGACATCTCGGCGTCTGGGATAACCTCGTCGCGCAACGCGTCAGTCCTTATAACGACATGCTCGTCTGGGACAACGACAGTTTTGGCAAAATCCGCTTCAGCGGCGAAGAGTTTGGCTTTTCCCACCTCGGTCATATCATCGAAAACGCGGTGATTCAGCAGGCGCTATGGCAACGCGCCGCCCAACTTAGCGATATTACCCTGCTCCCTTCAGCGTCGTTAAAGCAGGTCGCCTGGGGTGAAAACGACGCCTTTATCACCTTGCAGGATGACAGCATGCTGACGGCTCGCTTAGTGGTTGGCGCGGATGGGGCGCATTCGTGGTTACGTCAACATGCGGATATCCCACTCACCTTTTGGGATTACGGTCATCACGCGCTGATTGCCAACATTCGTACCGTACAGCCTCACCAATCCATTGCGCGTCAGGCGTTTCACGGTGACGGGATTCTGGCCTTCCTTCCGCTGGACGATCCACATCTCTGTTCGATTGTCTGGTCACTTCCGCCGGAGCAGGCTCTGGCGATGCAAAGTGCGCCAGCGGAGGAATTCAATCGTCAGGTCGCGATAGCATTTGATATGCGCCTGGGGCTATGTGAACTGGAGAGCGACCGCCAGACTTTCCCGCTGATGGCACGCTATGCGCGGAGTTTTGCCGCACATCGACTGGTGCTGGTCGGCGACGCCGCACACACCGTACACCCGCTGGCGGGACAAGGCGTTAATCTGGGTTTTATGGACGTCGCCGAACTCATTGCGGAATTAAAACGCTTACAATCACAAGGGAAAGATATCGGTCAACACCTTTATCTACGGCGCTATGAACGTCGTCGCAAACATCGCGCTGCGGTGATGCTTGCCAGCATGCAAGGTTTCCGCGAATTGTTTGACGGTGACAATCCAGCGAAAAAATTACTGCGTGACGTTGGCCTGATGCTGGCCGACAAGCTGCCCGGCATCAAGCCAACGCTGGTGCGTCAGGCCATGGGGTTACACGATCTGCCGGACTGGCTTCGCACAGAGAAATTACCGTAG
- a CDS encoding NADP-dependent oxidoreductase, protein MPQTNRINRRVVLAQRPHGAPTQDNFRLEQQPVPSINAGQVLLRTVFLSLDPYMRGRMSDAPSYAKPIELNDVMVGGTISRVVESDHPDYQVGDWVLSYSGWQDYAVSDGKGLTTLGQSPAHPSYALGVLGMPGFTAYMGLMDIGQPKAGETLVVAAATGPVGATVGQIGKLQGCRVVGVAGGAEKCRYAVETLGFDACLDHRADDFAEQLKQACPQGIDIYFENVGGKVFDAVLPLLNTSARIPVCGLVSGYNATGLPDGPDRLPLLTGTILKKRIRMQGFIIFDDYGHRFDEFWKAVSPWVAEGKIKYREDIVDGLENAPEAFIGLLQGRNFGKLVIRVGPDA, encoded by the coding sequence ATGCCGCAAACCAATCGTATAAACCGCCGTGTGGTTTTGGCTCAACGCCCGCACGGCGCGCCGACGCAAGATAATTTTCGTCTGGAACAGCAGCCTGTTCCATCCATAAATGCGGGGCAAGTATTACTGCGCACCGTGTTTCTTTCCCTCGATCCCTACATGCGTGGCCGCATGAGCGACGCCCCTTCTTATGCTAAACCGATCGAACTGAACGACGTAATGGTGGGGGGAACCATTAGCCGCGTAGTTGAATCCGATCATCCAGATTATCAGGTAGGTGACTGGGTTTTGTCTTACAGTGGTTGGCAGGATTATGCGGTTTCTGACGGTAAAGGATTAACAACTTTGGGGCAATCGCCTGCCCACCCTTCCTACGCGCTGGGCGTGCTGGGGATGCCCGGTTTTACCGCGTACATGGGGCTGATGGATATCGGCCAACCGAAAGCGGGTGAAACGCTGGTGGTGGCCGCTGCGACCGGCCCGGTCGGCGCGACGGTCGGGCAAATTGGAAAATTGCAAGGTTGCCGCGTCGTTGGTGTCGCCGGTGGGGCGGAAAAATGCCGTTACGCCGTTGAGACACTAGGATTTGATGCTTGTCTCGATCACCGGGCGGATGATTTTGCCGAACAACTAAAACAGGCTTGTCCACAGGGCATCGATATCTATTTTGAAAACGTCGGCGGGAAAGTTTTTGATGCGGTATTGCCGTTGCTGAATACTTCAGCGCGTATTCCGGTGTGCGGATTAGTCTCTGGCTACAATGCGACTGGCTTGCCAGATGGCCCAGACCGCTTACCGCTACTGACGGGGACTATCCTGAAAAAACGTATTCGCATGCAGGGCTTCATCATCTTCGATGATTATGGCCATCGCTTTGATGAGTTCTGGAAGGCGGTTTCCCCGTGGGTGGCCGAAGGTAAGATCAAATATCGTGAAGACATTGTCGACGGCTTGGAAAATGCCCCAGAAGCCTTCATCGGCCTGCTACAAGGCCGCAATTTTGGCAAATTAGTGATCAGAGTCGGGCCGGATGCGTAG
- a CDS encoding TIGR00645 family protein yields the protein MERFIENLMYTSRWLLAPVYLGLSLGLLALAIKFFQEVFHVLPAIFDIAEADLILVLLSLIDMTLVGGLLVMVMLSGYENFVSALDITEGREKLSWLGKMDSGSLKNKVAASIVAISSIHLLRVFMDARNVPDNKLMWYVIIHLTFVLSALVMGYLDRMSRYEKSKAA from the coding sequence ATGGAACGTTTTATTGAGAATCTGATGTATACCTCGCGCTGGCTGCTAGCCCCCGTTTACCTTGGACTATCACTGGGCTTGCTGGCGCTGGCGATCAAGTTTTTCCAGGAGGTGTTCCACGTCCTACCTGCTATCTTTGATATAGCGGAAGCGGATTTGATACTGGTATTGTTGTCGTTGATTGATATGACGTTGGTCGGCGGACTGCTAGTGATGGTCATGCTGTCCGGTTACGAAAACTTTGTGTCGGCATTAGATATTACCGAGGGCAGAGAAAAGTTGAGCTGGCTCGGTAAGATGGATTCAGGCTCGCTAAAAAATAAAGTTGCAGCTTCAATTGTCGCTATCTCGTCGATCCATCTGCTGCGAGTGTTCATGGATGCCCGTAATGTTCCAGATAACAAGCTGATGTGGTATGTGATTATCCATTTGACGTTTGTTCTGTCTGCGCTCGTTATGGGCTATCTGGATCGCATGTCGCGTTACGAAAAGAGTAAAGCCGCATAA
- the rhaT gene encoding L-rhamnose/proton symporter RhaT, with the protein MSNPIFLGIFWHLIGAASAACFYAPFKQVKNWSWETMWSLGGFFSWIILPWSISWWLLPDFWRYYASFDMATLLPVFLFGAMWGIGNINYGLTMRYLGMSMGIGIAIGVTLIIGTLMTPVLQGKFFILFSSTGGQMTLLGVLVAVIGVAIVSYAGLLKERALGIRAEEFNLKKGLILAVMCGIFSAGMSFAMDAAKPMHAAAQALGINALYVALPSYVVIMGGGAIVNLGFCFIRLATCKGISLKADLAQAKPLLIANALFAILGGVMWYFQFFFYAWGHANIPADYTYMSWMLHMSFYVLCGGIVGLLFKEWKAVGQKPVRTLVLGCLVIILAANIVGLGMAV; encoded by the coding sequence ATGAGCAATCCTATCTTTCTTGGTATTTTCTGGCATCTCATCGGCGCAGCCAGCGCCGCCTGCTTCTATGCGCCGTTTAAGCAGGTCAAAAACTGGTCGTGGGAAACCATGTGGTCACTCGGCGGTTTTTTTTCATGGATTATCCTGCCCTGGAGTATCAGTTGGTGGCTACTTCCAGATTTTTGGCGCTATTACGCCTCATTCGATATGGCGACCCTACTTCCCGTCTTTCTCTTTGGCGCCATGTGGGGCATCGGCAACATTAACTACGGCCTGACGATGCGCTACTTGGGCATGTCGATGGGCATCGGCATCGCCATCGGCGTGACGCTAATTATTGGCACGCTGATGACACCGGTCTTACAGGGCAAATTCTTCATCCTGTTTAGTTCGACAGGGGGCCAGATGACATTACTGGGGGTACTGGTTGCCGTCATTGGCGTTGCCATTGTTAGCTATGCTGGTTTGCTAAAAGAACGCGCTCTCGGCATTCGCGCCGAGGAGTTCAACCTGAAAAAAGGGCTTATTCTGGCGGTAATGTGCGGGATCTTCTCCGCGGGTATGTCGTTTGCCATGGACGCGGCAAAACCCATGCACGCCGCCGCGCAGGCGCTGGGGATCAATGCGCTCTATGTGGCGCTTCCCAGCTATGTCGTGATTATGGGCGGCGGCGCCATCGTCAATCTGGGCTTCTGCTTCATTCGTTTGGCTACCTGCAAAGGCATTTCACTAAAAGCCGATCTGGCACAGGCGAAACCATTACTGATCGCTAATGCGCTGTTCGCTATTCTGGGCGGCGTAATGTGGTATTTTCAGTTCTTCTTTTATGCCTGGGGGCATGCGAACATTCCAGCCGATTACACCTATATGAGCTGGATGCTGCACATGAGCTTCTATGTATTGTGCGGCGGTATCGTCGGTTTACTGTTTAAAGAATGGAAAGCCGTCGGCCAGAAGCCCGTACGGACGCTGGTTCTCGGTTGTTTGGTGATCATTCTGGCGGCCAATATTGTCGGCTTGGGCATGGCCGTATAA
- a CDS encoding YagU family protein codes for MNFFEQTSPSRRRYGLAAFIGLIAGIVSSFVKWGAENPLPPRSPTDIFSSACAPESLIRAAEHIDCSRNFLNPPYVFLRDWLGVVDPNAAVYTFAGHVFNWVGVTHIVFSIVFAVGYCVIAEVFPKIKLWQGLLAGALAQIFVHMISFPLMGLTPPLFALPWYEHVSEIFGHLIWFWSIEIIRRDLRNRITHEPDPEIPLNASR; via the coding sequence ATGAACTTTTTTGAACAAACATCTCCATCCCGGAGACGCTATGGATTAGCGGCTTTTATTGGTTTGATTGCAGGAATTGTTTCCTCTTTCGTCAAATGGGGAGCAGAAAACCCGCTTCCTCCGCGCAGCCCTACGGATATTTTTAGTAGTGCTTGCGCACCTGAATCGCTAATTAGGGCCGCCGAGCATATTGATTGTTCACGTAATTTCCTTAACCCGCCCTATGTGTTCTTACGCGATTGGCTTGGGGTCGTTGATCCTAATGCGGCGGTTTATACCTTTGCGGGACATGTGTTTAATTGGGTAGGCGTAACGCATATTGTTTTTTCTATCGTGTTTGCCGTCGGTTATTGTGTTATTGCCGAGGTGTTTCCTAAAATCAAGTTATGGCAAGGTTTATTGGCCGGGGCACTGGCTCAGATTTTTGTCCATATGATTTCATTTCCCTTGATGGGGCTGACGCCTCCTCTTTTTGCTTTGCCGTGGTATGAGCATGTTTCTGAAATTTTTGGCCACCTTATTTGGTTCTGGTCAATTGAAATTATTCGCCGTGATTTACGTAATCGTATTACTCATGAACCGGATCCGGAAATTCCATTGAATGCTTCACGCTAG
- a CDS encoding helix-turn-helix domain-containing protein, with product MAAVIRGLKLQTEDYFLTEKNAVMVADRRPQSAFPLHHHDFEELVIVWRGNGLHLWNDVPYRITRGDMFYVSANDRHSYESVHGLELDNILYVRNRLTLAADWQTLLPGGELPQRQRHWCLGSEGLDTLREKVDALMQECMKSDPLSLQLSEALLLQIALLAARYRHTPDNPQLADAHQLDMLMNALRASIAAPFRFEAFCEQHRFSARGLRSRFKAQTGMSVPHYLRQLRLCKAMELLRYDQQTIGDVAALCGFEDSNYFSVVFHQAFGVSPSAYRQRFVNVE from the coding sequence ATGGCGGCAGTAATTCGGGGGTTGAAATTACAGACAGAAGATTATTTTCTGACTGAGAAAAATGCCGTTATGGTCGCCGATCGGCGACCGCAGTCGGCGTTTCCCCTACATCATCATGATTTTGAGGAACTGGTTATTGTCTGGCGCGGCAATGGCCTGCATCTTTGGAATGATGTGCCTTATCGTATTACTCGTGGTGATATGTTCTATGTCTCTGCGAACGATCGTCACAGCTATGAATCCGTTCATGGGCTTGAACTCGATAATATCCTTTATGTCCGCAATCGACTGACGCTCGCTGCGGACTGGCAAACATTACTACCGGGCGGCGAGCTCCCACAACGTCAGCGCCATTGGTGTTTAGGTTCCGAAGGTCTGGACACCCTGCGTGAGAAGGTCGATGCGTTAATGCAGGAGTGCATGAAATCGGATCCATTATCGTTGCAGTTGAGCGAAGCATTATTGTTGCAGATTGCCTTGCTGGCGGCGCGCTATCGCCACACGCCGGATAATCCCCAACTCGCCGATGCACATCAGTTAGATATGTTGATGAATGCGCTGCGTGCCAGCATTGCCGCGCCGTTTCGCTTTGAGGCCTTTTGCGAACAGCATCGCTTTAGCGCCCGCGGTTTGCGCTCGCGCTTTAAAGCGCAAACGGGCATGAGCGTGCCACATTATTTGCGCCAATTGCGGTTGTGCAAAGCGATGGAATTGTTGCGCTACGATCAGCAAACCATTGGTGATGTTGCCGCGCTATGTGGCTTTGAAGACAGCAATTACTTTTCCGTCGTGTTCCATCAGGCATTTGGCGTCTCGCCCAGCGCCTATCGCCAGCGTTTTGTTAATGTGGAGTGA
- the rhaS gene encoding HTH-type transcriptional activator RhaS, with amino-acid sequence MTLLRADDFFTSRAVTVAVEPRTPQTAFPEHYHDFWEIVLVEQGAGVHVFNDQPYALCSGSVFFVRDNDRHMFEDVEGLCLTNMLYRSPRGFRFLSDIAAFLPYGPNGEWQGQWQVNAVGMQQLKHSLNSLAELSQSDTPEAIAASESLFLHILVQLRQHCFQTQGTGSERQGVQALLGWLQNNYSEEVNWGCLADRFALPLRTLHRQIKQHTGMTPQRYLNRLRLLEARRRLQQSDDSITTIAHACGFSDSNHFSTQFRKAFSQAPKSLRHQAFSHEE; translated from the coding sequence ATGACGTTACTTCGTGCTGATGATTTTTTCACTTCGCGTGCTGTTACTGTCGCGGTAGAGCCGCGCACGCCACAAACGGCCTTTCCCGAACATTATCATGATTTCTGGGAAATCGTGCTGGTGGAACAGGGCGCGGGTGTCCACGTGTTCAACGATCAACCCTATGCGCTATGCAGTGGCTCGGTGTTCTTTGTCCGCGATAACGATCGGCATATGTTTGAAGACGTCGAGGGATTATGCCTGACGAACATGTTGTACCGCTCGCCGCGTGGGTTCCGCTTTCTTTCCGATATCGCCGCATTTTTACCCTATGGCCCCAATGGCGAGTGGCAAGGACAATGGCAAGTCAATGCGGTGGGGATGCAACAGCTAAAGCATTCGCTTAATAGCCTGGCGGAACTTTCCCAGAGCGACACACCGGAAGCGATTGCCGCTAGCGAGAGTCTGTTTCTACACATTCTGGTGCAATTGCGTCAGCATTGTTTTCAAACACAGGGCACGGGGTCCGAACGTCAGGGCGTGCAGGCCTTGCTGGGGTGGCTGCAAAATAACTATAGCGAAGAGGTGAACTGGGGCTGTTTGGCCGATCGGTTTGCGTTGCCGCTACGTACGTTGCACCGCCAGATCAAACAACACACGGGTATGACGCCACAACGTTATCTAAATCGGTTAAGATTATTAGAGGCTCGGCGGCGCTTGCAGCAAAGTGACGACTCTATCACGACCATTGCTCACGCTTGTGGATTTAGCGACAGCAATCATTTTTCGACGCAATTCCGTAAGGCATTCTCGCAAGCGCCCAAATCACTACGCCATCAGGCGTTTTCTCATGAAGAGTAA